In Halobacillus amylolyticus, the following proteins share a genomic window:
- the ntdP gene encoding nucleoside tri-diphosphate phosphatase: MPGPASGKRIEIQSYKHNGQLHRVWESTTILKGTRNVIIGANDRTKVKESDGRIWITREPAICYFHSRHWFNVIGMLRNDGVYYYCNISSPFIYEGEMIKYIDYDLDVKVFPDMTFKLLDEDEYELHKHQMNYPHVLDRILYNNVDTLVRWVRQRKGPFSPEFIDQWYERYLTYR; encoded by the coding sequence ATGCCCGGCCCGGCCTCAGGTAAGCGAATTGAAATTCAAAGTTATAAACATAATGGTCAGTTACATCGTGTTTGGGAGAGTACGACCATACTTAAAGGGACAAGAAATGTAATCATTGGAGCAAATGATCGAACGAAGGTAAAGGAAAGTGATGGGCGGATATGGATTACACGTGAGCCGGCTATTTGTTATTTCCATTCAAGGCATTGGTTTAATGTAATCGGTATGCTCAGAAATGATGGGGTATACTACTATTGCAATATTAGTTCGCCATTCATTTATGAGGGTGAGATGATCAAATATATTGATTATGACCTTGATGTAAAAGTATTTCCTGATATGACCTTTAAACTGCTTGATGAGGATGAATATGAATTACACAAACATCAAATGAATTATCCTCATGTTTTGGACAGGATCTTATACAATAACGTCGATACACTGGTTCGGTGGGTAAGACAGCGGAAAGGTCCGTTTTCACCTGAATTTATTGATCAGTGGTATGAACGGTACTTAACTTATCGTTAA
- a CDS encoding gamma-type small acid-soluble spore protein encodes MAKQPKQAGKQAAGTNAQQVKKQNQQAAQGQGQFGTEFGAEQTDAQKVRKQNQQSQANKK; translated from the coding sequence ATGGCTAAACAACCTAAACAAGCAGGTAAGCAAGCAGCTGGTACTAATGCACAACAAGTTAAAAAGCAAAACCAACAAGCTGCCCAAGGTCAGGGTCAATTTGGTACTGAATTTGGAGCAGAGCAAACTGATGCACAAAAAGTACGCAAGCAAAATCAACAATCTCAGGCTAATAAAAAGTAA